The DNA window GTGTATTTACGGTCTGACCTAGCAATTTCACAATTTCAATGTCATGGCCTTGCCCTTGTAGATTATAGAGTGATTTTTGTGTAActataattattagtttattgtCTGACTTGgaaatttcataatttcataGCCTTCACATATAGATTATAGAAAGAGTGACTTGTtcatctaattatatatatatatatatatagaacaaaACAAGTTCTTACTAAGAACCTCTAGAACCAATCCTCCACATATCAGCTTCCTACCTCATCCTCAAACAACACATCCTACTTTGTTGATGACTCTGACTCCACTTCAGAAAGCTTAAGTCCATATCTCATTGGAGCATGACGTGTCATACCAGATCTACAgagtttttatgtttattaagcTTTAGGCTGAATATCCAATATTATAGCCTCTAACTTAGGTTTCATTTGGTTGTTAGTTTGTGGTTATTGAACTTTTTCAAGTTCTATTTTCCTCCCACTACTCCTTTAAAGAACAAATTCTTTCTGATTAGGGTAGTAAGGTCTTTTTCACATGACCCATTGATCATTACCAAATTGATTTGCAACAAatcagtatttttgttttttttttcagcacCATAATATTACttaattacccttaaaaaaattaaactagcatCTAGggatttatttgtcttttttttttcaagcatgcTTGATAGTAACTGAATTGTGcaacatgctatttttttttcttttcctttttaaatagTAGGAAAGAAACCAATTTGAGATGAATGTGTAGATTGTCTCTGATTTATTTCCCTCTGAGatctatatttttcaaatggcagggaaaaagaagaaagatcaaCATGATACTAATCAAGTGGGAGTGGGTCTGACTCCTGCATATGGCGGCGCCTACGGGACAACACCTCCTGTAAGCATGTTTTCTGCTTTCTTAGGATTACCACTACTGGGTTCTTTATAATGTGGTTTGTAGGTTAACCTCATTTTCCTCTGTATCTAGATTAATTGGATCCATGTTTGTGATTATGATTCACCTGAAATTCAGCTGTTGtaagttaatttgatattaGGATTTGACCATTAAGTTGACTtcttacaaattattttatttgtttgctatAAAGTAAAGATGCAGGTCAATATATTTAAACTGAACTTGAGCTAGGCAAAGAGGATTACATTTTTAGTTGCTCAATCTAGAATGTAACTTCTATTTACTGATGGAAAACATTTATTTGCTTCTACTATGTTGATTAACTTATCCAACTACATCATCCAGTTAGATTCACAGAATGGAAACAATCTGTTGCTAGTTGCCTTGTCTAGTGAGAAGCTACTCCTGGAAATTAGTTTCACGTCCATTAATTAGTGAAAGAGTTCATTTCTGAGATTCACAAGGATGCAGCCTGTTTTCTGAAACTGGCAATTTGTTGTCATTTTCCACTGTTCTGAAAAGGATGTCCAATATCTCTTAGTATGATCCTTACCTTTACTTCAAATTTTTGCAGCTTTCTCAAATACCCTATCTAGGTGGTGTGAAATCTATGGTCCCTGAGGCTCCAGCTCCTCCAAATAACATTCTGTTTATTCAAAATCTTCCCAATGAGACTACTACAATGATGCTGCAAATGTTATTCCAGCAGTACGCTGGTTTTAAGGAGGTCAGGATGGTGGAAACAAAGCCTGGGATTGCCTTTGTGGAGTACGGAGATGAGATGCAATCAACAGTCGCTATGCATGCACTTCAGGGTTTCAAGTTACAGCAGAATTCAATGTTAATTACCTATGCCAAGAAATAGACAAATATGAAATGGGTTTTGGCTACTCATAGGAGAGAGCTAACACAAGGACCTTAAACTTCTTGTAACTGTTCcctatatcttttttaatcttagTTTGAATATGAGGTTAAGATTTTTAATGTATCATTGTAGTTATGAATTACTCCTGTCATATTTTCTCTTGCTTCTGAAAATCACTCTACAGTAATTTCATGCAAGTGCTGTGCGGCAGATTAAATTAGATAATGCTGTTGCCAGTTGTAATAACATTTTTGCCACCCAAACAGATTGGGCATTTTCAGTCGATATTTGAGGCACGACTGTTATAAGAAGCCCaacaatatttgattaattgcaCATACTCTAAAAGCctgttaaattaaatgattattggatgaatttgcataaaaattaagtccaaggacataattaaatttttaataggccaatttgatttaatcatgggccaagttaaattttaattatgtttaagaattaatttgggtccaattgaaggatttaattaagtgcaaggacttaattatactttaaatggatcaaattaattttatttggggcttaattggtgaaaaattaagtttgggagcctaatttgggcttcattgagaatattagaattttaagagactaaatttaatttttaccaagttaattgattgaaatcaggggaaAAATTGCAAGacaattgaagttttggggtcaattaggggttaaattgacacAATTCACATCCAAGGACCATTCTGCAACAGGCGGCCAACTATGGGGGTTCAATTGACAAAATCAGGGGCAAACTcgtaagaaaattaaagttttagggtcaattataGGCgccattaaatcaaattgaaagatAGAGGACTGAAATGAACTTTGACCAAAAACAGATCTCAGCACTGttcattatcttcttcattttttttagaaaaggcTGGTCCGGTTACCtactttgcaggtgcatttaatgcacctaACGTCCACCAAATTTAACCAAACGTGAACGGAAATGATCCTCTGCAGTTCCTCTACAGCTACATGTCAATATTTCAGTGTGAATGACAATCCATCGGTGCTGGAACCGACCTAAACATGCCAACTCAGGCAGCCTGCAGCTGCAGATTTGACAATTTGACAGTGCACCATGtctactttgagccaacggttgggatcATTCCCAACAGAATCAAGAGCTGAAATTTTTCCCTTTGTAGAAGAGATTTCCATATTCCAGTGCCTATAAATAGAATTGGATTTGATGGCCTGATGGAGGAGAAAATCGGGTCCAAAAATCGGAAAAAACCAGCCTCCTCCCCAGTTTTTTCTGCAGcaagtctctctctctactctctctctccaccgtgcTCTCAGCGACTCCAAGCCACGCTGCCACCAGCTCGTCTACCACCCTCTCCACCAAACTTATCCCTCTCCACCGAAAGCTCCTCCTTTTTCCTCCACGGCGGCAGCAGCCAATCAACACCACCATTTTcgttttcttccttctccagTATCGGCAGCAGCAGCACCGACTCCTCCACAGACGCCGCCACCAGCTTCAGGGAGACTACCCAGACCACCTCCAACCTCACGCCAGGCCAGTGACAGCAGCTTCTTCTCCTCCGCAAGGTTGCCTCCCGCTTTGCTCCGCCATCTGCAACTGTGaagttgcatgcagaacgtgaactTACTGTTCACGTTCTgctattaatatataatattatattatatacttccttttaaaaaaaaatgaaaaaatccaaaaaaattcaaaaatcatttaaaaaaaaattgtgattttctcaaatatttttctatccattttgcataatatcgggttatatatttacattgtaaaatacaaatctggtattaaaatacctggtttttctccgaaatatttcaaaaaaaaaatttcaaaacattttcagaaagaaaaaatattttgttgcatacggccaaatcctaaaatttctccaagcatatttttcataaaaaaaaaaacaaaaattgcatctttttcatgtaaaaaaaaaattctaaaaatggatatcataaccggtttatgattatctattaagatttggccaacatgtcattttttttttagggtctagaagtagactttaatatttgtggggtgtaaaatcaCACGATAATGTACACCCTCgagtattaaagatataaaatgtaaaaaatatgatgctaaaattcagactttagaacggttaggatttaatcCGATAAGGTGGAGACTCTCTCATGGagagagatctgccttgagTCTTAGAAAaaaccaacgaatagaaacccgacttataaaaaacaatcaaacaacaatgcagcttaccttaggtagggtgcactgggggtgatgcgtcttccccttacacaaccagtcccttactcagactctcgcagactataggttcctagtgaccataatactaggtggcgactcctaaacattaattataattttatgattaaatccaaaaaaactcTTTCCAACACACAGCACCCCTCATCAGGAGGCACGACAGGAGCCTTCGTCGTCGCCAGACGACATCGCGCCCCCCGCGACAACACTATTGAAGTTCATCATTCCCTGCTGATACAGTACAAACCAGGGACAGAATATCATGGAAAGTGTGATCAATAGGAAGAAGAGTGAAGAAAACTAGAGTATATGCTACAATATCAGTACATGCATCAAAAGCTCAGCCCCCGAAAAATCTCGACCACTTGTTTAGCTTAGCTGCTTCCACCATTGCAGCTCCAATTATTCAAAACCGTAAACAACACGGTAGAATCATTCTACTGCCTCTCTTTTTTATGATCTATGTCCTTCAGACTAGCAAGTCTCGTCTCCAATTATATTGTATTGCAGAAAATTACCCCAAAAAAAGGCAATGGGAATTGAAAAGAGACAGATGGAAAGTTGTCACTAACCCTGGTGAGAATGATGGGGAGAGGGGTCAATGGCTTGGAACTCCCTGGCAGGCAAGCATGGAAGCATAGCCGCCTCTAAAGCCATCACACACCCAATCATATCTTCTCTGCCTGCTAACTGCTGCTGCTTGCTGCTTGCTGCTGAATATGAAGTGTTTAGAAATGTAgttgaaatcatgttttataaaaattaaaaaaaaattgtttaaaattatttttttatattttcaaatcattttaatatactgatgttaaaaataatttttaaaaaataaaaaaaatattattttgatatatttccgagcgaaaaacactttaaactccGACCACTATATTTTCAACCACCTCCACAGTAGCTGCGGCGGCGGCTGATCCACGGCTTGTCACTCACCCATTTTCAATTACCTACTTTGggttttcttgctttaattttatttcacgggataaataaataaatttctctACACTCTAAGATGAAGCCACTTCTATTTTAGCTCTAGGCGAGTCTTTCCTGTTTTAGACAGTTGTCTCTCATTTTGTGATTGAGACAACTTGTCGTCTAAGATGCCTTTCAAAAGtacatatatactaatgggtgcTTTGTAATGCCATCTGCTTCAATCTTTCTACTATATAgggattttttcttttgttcttatttcATCAGTCATAACACCTTTTGAAGTGAATGTTGATGGTCTGGTTTAGCATTGCAGAGCCATTCAGTTGAATCTGATTGAAGTTCAAATACGCTATGTGTTTCAAGCAAAGTCATTCACTTCAGTGTACTATCCAAAACTTcactttttacttatttatttattaatggatTTTATTTGGAGTTATTAGATAccaatattatttgtaattgaAATTGACATTATTTGTTTGTGTGgatttaaattcaatattaatttgGGTTTTGTGGAATTGGGgaaatgatttttcttaaaatgattGTGGTGCcggcagaagaagaagaagtagaagaagaaaaagaaaaaaagaaaagaaaaggaaatggagAAAATTGTAATTGTCGTGAAGAAAGCATGGCAAATAATTATCTCAatcgaaaagaaaaagaaaaatattggtttCTTAGAGTTCTTTGACGGAGAGtgttacaagaaaaataaaagtaaagggCCTGATACAgagcaagaaaaaggaaatgttaacatttaaatttatgaCTGTTAGAAACACCAAATCTAATCAAGATACTAATATTGAGGAGCTCAATAAGCTCATTAATGGTGCCTACCAAGTCTTTGCTACAGAAGATGCAATCAACTACTGTAGAACACAATCCCATGAAATATTCCTTGGACATTCACAATAGGTGTTCTACTTCAAAACCTGGTTGAACTTGTGAATGAAGACAACACTCTTATAAGGTATTAAACCTAGAAAGGATTTTCCATGTTTTAACAGTGAAGATGTGCATAAATGGCTCTATAAAAGTAATCAATACTTTGATATGAAAGAGATAAATGATttcaaaatagttaaaatagCTTCTTGTTCTTTAGATGGTAGGGCACTATATTGACATCAAAATTTCATGAGGAGTTTATAAGGTCAATAGGTTTCATGGGGGGAGTATATGGAAGCTTTTATATTGTAGGTTTGGAGGATAGAAAGATCCTTTAGAAGAATTGAAGGACTTTAAACATAATAGAGGTATGGAGGCTTATATTCAGAATTTTGATATCCTGTGGAACAGGGCTAAGATTAGCGAAAGAGAAGCTATAGTGTTCTTTATGGGCAGTTTGGAGGTGGAGATTAAGAACTTGGTTAAAATATTTGAACTTAAGGTATTCAAACTAGTTTATAACCTAGCTCGTCTACAAGAGAACACATTATCCCATTACAGAAACCTTTAAAATAACCTTAAACAATCCACTAATAATATGAATCAAATCGGTCAAACTAGATTTCACCAATATCCCAACATAAATAGAAACTCTCATTCCCTACTTATCAATACCTCAAACTCACATCAACCTGGTCTATTAGCTACACCTGCCCAAAATTTTACCtacaaatcaaattctaaacCAACTAAATCACTAAGAAATAAGGAGTTAAATGAGAGAAGAGCTAAAGGGTTATGCTTTTGGTGTGATGAGAAATTTGTGACAGGTCATAGATGTAAAAACAAGAAACTTTATTCTCtataaattatagatgataAAGAGGAAGCAATAAGAGAAGATAGTGAATTCAGTTTTAAAGCTATTATCCTTTATATATTCATCAATACACTAGAAGGTGTTAATGGATTTCATACTCTTTGAGTAACTGGAAAAGTGGATAAGTGCTTTCAGAACTCGCAATAGCCACTATGAATTCTTGATTATACCCTTTATCTTAACCAATGCTCCTGCAACATTTCAAAGCCTAATGAATGAGATATTTAGGGTATATATCAAGAAATTTATATTGGTGTTTTGATGACATCCTTATATATAACAAGTTTATGACAAATCACTTACAACACCTGAAGATAGTGTTTGTACTACTTCAATCTCTAAGGAAAAGCCAGTGTGTTTTCTATAGTAACCAAATTGAATACCTAAGGCATgtaatctctaaaaaaaaaggtagtcACTGACCTTTAAAAGATCCAAGCAATTCTGGATTGACCTATTTCTAAGAATAttaaggttgtgtttgtttctcgAAACTGGTTTCCGGCaaaccacttttcaaactttcctgtgtttgtttgtcattagaaaagttggtcaatggaaaacactttccagtcaaaggaaaaattggcttggttttcaggaaagtgttttccttttattttgggcggaaaacattttccggaagttgtgaaaaatttagaaatgtcataatatttgctgattatatcaaatttggtcctcaaacttttgatatatatatat is part of the Populus trichocarpa isolate Nisqually-1 chromosome 2, P.trichocarpa_v4.1, whole genome shotgun sequence genome and encodes:
- the LOC18109788 gene encoding U1 small nuclear ribonucleoprotein A isoform X2: MSDLKTKKKKKELKKALHAVFSQFGKILEILAFKTLKHKGQAWVVFEDVQSASNAMRQMQSFPFYDKPMRIQYAKTKSDIVAKADGTFVPREKRRRHEEKGKKKKDQHDTNQVGVGLTPAYGGAYGTTPPLSQIPYLGGVKSMVPEAPAPPNNILFIQNLPNETTTMMLQMLFQQYAGFKEVRMVETKPGIAFVEYGDEMQSTVAMHALQGFKLQQNSMLITYAKK